A genomic region of Zalophus californianus isolate mZalCal1 chromosome 1, mZalCal1.pri.v2, whole genome shotgun sequence contains the following coding sequences:
- the LOC113918561 gene encoding OX-2 membrane glycoprotein-like isoform X1, with protein sequence MGRPVFRRLFCRLSTYRLIWFLAAVMLCRAQVVTQNEKELLNTPASLRCSLQNSEEVLIVTWQKIKAVSPENMVTFSKNHGVVVQPAYKGKINITQLELKNSTITFWNTTLEDEGCYKCLFNTFGSGKISGTACLSLSVQPTVFLQYKFFEDRLNITCSANARPAPVISWKVSGSGIENSTEVLFHPNGTTSVTSVLQVKDPKRQVGKEVVCQVLHLGNVTSVTQTVDKGFWFSVPLLLSIVSLVILLVLISILLYWKRRRNQDREP encoded by the exons GTGTTCAGGAGGCTCTTCTGTCGTCTGTCTACCTACAGACTGATTTGGTTCTTGGCAGCAGTGATGCTATGCAGGGCGCAAG TCGTGacccaaaatgaaaaagaactgcTGAACACACCTGCTTCCTTAAGATGCTCTCTGCAAAATTCCGAGGAAGTCTTGATTGTGACATGGCAGAAAATCAAGGCTGTTAGCCCAGAAAACATGGTCACCTTCAGCAAGAACCATGGGGTTGTGGTCCAGCCTGCTTATAAAGGCAAGATAAACATCACCCAGCTGGAACTCAAGAACTCAACCATTACCTTCTGGAACACCACCCTGGAGGATGAAGGGTGTTACAAGTGCCTCTTCAATACTTTTGGTTCTGGGAAGATCTCAGGAACAGCCTGCCTCAGCCTCTCTG tACAGCCCACAGTGTTCCTTCAGTATAAATTCTTCGAAGACCGCCTAAATATCACTTGCTCTGCCAATGCCCGCCCAGCCCCTGTGATCTCCTGGAAAGTGTCTGGATCAGGGATTGAAAACAGTACTGAGGTTCTCTTCCACCCCAATGGGACCACGTCTGTCACGAGCGTTCTCCAGGTCAAAGACCCCAAGCGTCAGGTGGGGAAGGAAGTGGTCTGCCAGGTGCTGCACCTAGGGAATGTGACCAGTGTCACGCAAACTGTGGATAAAG GGTTTTGGTTTTCCGTTCCGCTCTTGTTAAGCATTGTTTCCTTGGTAATTCTTCTGGTCTTAATCTCAATCTTATTATACTGGAAACGTCGTCGGAACCAAGACAGAG AACCCTAG
- the LOC113918561 gene encoding OX-2 membrane glycoprotein-like isoform X3 has product MVTFSKNHGVVVQPAYKGKINITQLELKNSTITFWNTTLEDEGCYKCLFNTFGSGKISGTACLSLSVQPTVFLQYKFFEDRLNITCSANARPAPVISWKVSGSGIENSTEVLFHPNGTTSVTSVLQVKDPKRQVGKEVVCQVLHLGNVTSVTQTVDKGFWFSVPLLLSIVSLVILLVLISILLYWKRRRNQDREP; this is encoded by the exons ATGGTCACCTTCAGCAAGAACCATGGGGTTGTGGTCCAGCCTGCTTATAAAGGCAAGATAAACATCACCCAGCTGGAACTCAAGAACTCAACCATTACCTTCTGGAACACCACCCTGGAGGATGAAGGGTGTTACAAGTGCCTCTTCAATACTTTTGGTTCTGGGAAGATCTCAGGAACAGCCTGCCTCAGCCTCTCTG tACAGCCCACAGTGTTCCTTCAGTATAAATTCTTCGAAGACCGCCTAAATATCACTTGCTCTGCCAATGCCCGCCCAGCCCCTGTGATCTCCTGGAAAGTGTCTGGATCAGGGATTGAAAACAGTACTGAGGTTCTCTTCCACCCCAATGGGACCACGTCTGTCACGAGCGTTCTCCAGGTCAAAGACCCCAAGCGTCAGGTGGGGAAGGAAGTGGTCTGCCAGGTGCTGCACCTAGGGAATGTGACCAGTGTCACGCAAACTGTGGATAAAG GGTTTTGGTTTTCCGTTCCGCTCTTGTTAAGCATTGTTTCCTTGGTAATTCTTCTGGTCTTAATCTCAATCTTATTATACTGGAAACGTCGTCGGAACCAAGACAGAG AACCCTAG
- the LOC113918561 gene encoding OX-2 membrane glycoprotein-like isoform X2 produces MLCRAQVVTQNEKELLNTPASLRCSLQNSEEVLIVTWQKIKAVSPENMVTFSKNHGVVVQPAYKGKINITQLELKNSTITFWNTTLEDEGCYKCLFNTFGSGKISGTACLSLSVQPTVFLQYKFFEDRLNITCSANARPAPVISWKVSGSGIENSTEVLFHPNGTTSVTSVLQVKDPKRQVGKEVVCQVLHLGNVTSVTQTVDKGFWFSVPLLLSIVSLVILLVLISILLYWKRRRNQDREP; encoded by the exons ATGCTATGCAGGGCGCAAG TCGTGacccaaaatgaaaaagaactgcTGAACACACCTGCTTCCTTAAGATGCTCTCTGCAAAATTCCGAGGAAGTCTTGATTGTGACATGGCAGAAAATCAAGGCTGTTAGCCCAGAAAACATGGTCACCTTCAGCAAGAACCATGGGGTTGTGGTCCAGCCTGCTTATAAAGGCAAGATAAACATCACCCAGCTGGAACTCAAGAACTCAACCATTACCTTCTGGAACACCACCCTGGAGGATGAAGGGTGTTACAAGTGCCTCTTCAATACTTTTGGTTCTGGGAAGATCTCAGGAACAGCCTGCCTCAGCCTCTCTG tACAGCCCACAGTGTTCCTTCAGTATAAATTCTTCGAAGACCGCCTAAATATCACTTGCTCTGCCAATGCCCGCCCAGCCCCTGTGATCTCCTGGAAAGTGTCTGGATCAGGGATTGAAAACAGTACTGAGGTTCTCTTCCACCCCAATGGGACCACGTCTGTCACGAGCGTTCTCCAGGTCAAAGACCCCAAGCGTCAGGTGGGGAAGGAAGTGGTCTGCCAGGTGCTGCACCTAGGGAATGTGACCAGTGTCACGCAAACTGTGGATAAAG GGTTTTGGTTTTCCGTTCCGCTCTTGTTAAGCATTGTTTCCTTGGTAATTCTTCTGGTCTTAATCTCAATCTTATTATACTGGAAACGTCGTCGGAACCAAGACAGAG AACCCTAG
- the LOC113918561 gene encoding OX-2 membrane glycoprotein-like isoform X4 gives MKGVTSASSILLVLGRSQEQPASASLPTVFLQYKFFEDRLNITCSANARPAPVISWKVSGSGIENSTEVLFHPNGTTSVTSVLQVKDPKRQVGKEVVCQVLHLGNVTSVTQTVDKGFWFSVPLLLSIVSLVILLVLISILLYWKRRRNQDREP, from the exons ATGAAGGGTGTTACAAGTGCCTCTTCAATACTTTTGGTTCTGGGAAGATCTCAGGAACAGCCTGCCTCAGCCTCTCTG CCCACAGTGTTCCTTCAGTATAAATTCTTCGAAGACCGCCTAAATATCACTTGCTCTGCCAATGCCCGCCCAGCCCCTGTGATCTCCTGGAAAGTGTCTGGATCAGGGATTGAAAACAGTACTGAGGTTCTCTTCCACCCCAATGGGACCACGTCTGTCACGAGCGTTCTCCAGGTCAAAGACCCCAAGCGTCAGGTGGGGAAGGAAGTGGTCTGCCAGGTGCTGCACCTAGGGAATGTGACCAGTGTCACGCAAACTGTGGATAAAG GGTTTTGGTTTTCCGTTCCGCTCTTGTTAAGCATTGTTTCCTTGGTAATTCTTCTGGTCTTAATCTCAATCTTATTATACTGGAAACGTCGTCGGAACCAAGACAGAG AACCCTAG